The Euphorbia lathyris chromosome 2, ddEupLath1.1, whole genome shotgun sequence genome includes a window with the following:
- the LOC136220594 gene encoding uncharacterized protein has translation MSITEEKIAGLVIWVDNIKGELAAISVQLAELTMKGNKSGSEPAGNVANIGPHFGGNYQDCVTSSLGKRKQKEVNGSHTSHRKCETHVEFRLPDMKKFDGTGDPTAHVNQYVAAMKHIILTEEQILGLFSAYLEGVALVWFHALPLGTKRDWKELAKAFITQYSFNTMFEVTLRELERTKQQAGESLSDFVSRWRAKAAVMKQKSSEHDQIRVVIGNTLPYVRNKLRCMPFTDFNQMYSYALTVEGDGESKRAYIKWTKSGYSTGGPSTNIEPTALKVLELNTIKKRHFTQFDQTYAKVFERLQKKELLKALTPKNKIGPTPQMITKGYCEFHSNYGHTIENCERLKHEIQDLIDKKKIVDPSSANPPPKCNPSPSHRVSAIGSGLEESFVVESFREFKEELLSSEDKLNVGNGLHVSVIGEGLTEEVINVKPKIYLKYHQ, from the coding sequence ATGTCTATAACAGAGGAGAAAATAGCTGGTCTAGTGATATGGGTGGACAACATCAAGGGTGAACTAGCTGCAATTTCGGTCCAGCTGGCTGAGCTTACAATGAAGGGTAACAAAAGTGGCAGTGAACCAGCTGGGAACGTTGCGAACATCGGTCCCCATTTTGGAGGTAACTATCAAGATTGCGTAACAAGCAGTTTGGGAAAGAGAAAGCAAAAGGAGGTGAATGGAAGTCACACATCTCACCGGAAGTGTGAAACCCACGTGGAGTTCAgactccctgacatgaagaagtttgatggaactggggatcctaccgcccatgtgaaccaatatgTGGCAGCAATGAAGCACATAATTCTGACTGAGGAACAGATCCTAGGGCTGTTCAGTGCCTATCTGGAAGGAGTTGCCCTtgtgtggtttcatgcattgccgctGGGAacaaagagagattggaaagaactGGCAAAGGCATTCATcacccaatatagcttcaacactatgtttgaggttactttgagggagctagagagaaccaagcagcaggctggggagtctttgtccgactttgtgagtaggtggagagctaaggcgGCAGTTATGAAACAGAAGTCGTCGGAGCATGATCAGATCCGGGTGGTAATCGGCAATACTTTGCCATATGTTAGGAATAAGCTGCGGTGtatgcctttcaccgattttaatcagatgtatagctacgctttgacagttgagggggatggagagtcGAAAAGAGCTTATATTAAATGGACGAAGTCGGGGTATAGTAccggagggccaagtactaATATAGAACCTACCGCATTAAAGGTACTTGAACTCAATACTATCAAGAAAAGGCACTTCACCCAGTTTGATCAGacttatgcaaaagttttcgaacgattgcagaaaaaggaattgctgaaagctcttactcccaAGAACAAGATAGGACCCACACCACAGATGATAACTAAggggtattgtgagttccatagtaactacggacacaccattgaaaactgtgagaggttgaagcatgagatccaggatctgattgataaaaagaaaatagttgacccatcgtcagcaaaccctcccCCTAAGTGCAATCCATCGCCTAGTCACAGGGTGAGCGCAATTGGATCTGGGTTGGAGGAGAGCTTTGTGGTGGAATCATTCCGCGAATTTAAGGAAGAGCTTTTGAGTTCTGAAGATAAGTTAAATGTGGGAAATGGATTGCATGTATCTGTCATAGGAGAAGGACTAACAGAGGAAGTGATaaatgttaagcccaaaatatacctaaaatatcatcaataa